One window from the genome of Lasioglossum baleicum chromosome 9, iyLasBale1, whole genome shotgun sequence encodes:
- the LOC143212316 gene encoding uncharacterized protein LOC143212316 isoform X1, with translation MFPTFIGILDIQSWWEVPSIAHFCSLFRAAFNLLDFDIEDLEEALLTDGGTEGHLVQELIVRLLEGCLPNDTRNDISTFNYQMFLRRLFRKKCQEYKCENPFNTDVDFELLPLRQKVEILRALCDFRLDAEDVENSLSNLDSDSLRVEPLGHDRKNSAYWYFYGTRLYREDYIDTSNSVSYKQKSKPRDKKRKRRRSRVAKEEEEEEEKKEDCLIHEEGKESVWQVVCFTQQDWSRLVEKFRDSEYDTERKLYRTLSKDFMPEIPKLFDLKEKQQRRKLLQRNSSRVLRSHEPATQMETVMVRSKIKTKTNKGSKKGTQNSKNVYVKEETPPPLSSPPVQKKGRQTNNSLASAVGQIVIHTRDEVEGLEKKKGVGSKSDGNYVSSNYGYKYGYSFGIEEEERRVGMHKVLESLKDHKDAWPFIDPVDEEYAPRYYSVVRKPMDLSTMEEKLDGGLYKNLNEFKRDFRLIVDNCRQYNGSDNEYTEMAFNLKDAFDKAVNRYLESETSSDEDLSSPKAFLTTPASPSCPSRVSSPHQNRKRSKKSTKKSKSYKSEGKGKSKVNEKNDEEEKRGKNYKLPKKKRGKKKSKKAKDEESVNEEEQEDQESEDAMSESSIVTSKRRKHIEANNLLLKTKKLSSKESEEVKKMNKKISKERHQQKKEAESVRPMKEAKENKKRKEDFEEDYESLVIAKSKSGKIEKQEIEETEILAENAKKSKAKKVEPPPVDEEVSENKDKTQHIKTKKNRKKEKTALKVLKPEEKSEKTRGKDKEKKSKQKNDDVKNGEVSSEIDSKDLDLESDVDSKETPTSKKITAFIGDKDIESLDGLKDKLNERRREEKLKGEKEKQKKTGKSDFHNVYSKKVPSNGSTFNDSDKAGVKRPKLKKGMKEEKVPTTEDPVKTQDQETSEIKKAKSTSKHTKGFGKEESSMQALNQATEQTLHDINKWLDDAPRLSEFSSGSDSPIFHSSVESARSGPKVEAPKKRPSSIKIFGPHGPSRPKKIQRTIDRLQPGKSKGNLLLKKPLNLPSASVNETADRPLASDNDQANKNADEEPKLSLGTVLKNVDSIQLICKSLVSSPNPNLSNDDEEEDHSVTPIAPVPTSNEEKSSTGKPVAQTPVEVQESKDSQSNAKEVQKPKAATPNLSAWFKAFGAPKSKKKDDESEDGATKKDGELQEVFCGRQRRMSTGGSSVSESVSSFSQESPPGRSGRSPQAQPIIASVEPQIRGAGFYQDALSTGSSPYNSPYYATPPRYSAQLPPTPSPQNHPLSPAYPSSSYEQAPLYSQVPPQVPPPQSQQPFQKSPQENSGEVYHQLSPTFPQRSPQANFPQSSAQSESFNQQQIPPANQNPSPVYSQHSPQPIQQVFSQPSPQPLPSNYSQPSPQQSPTPKYQQPSPQQTTTNYSQPSPQATKYSQASPQQPRSPYSQPSPQPPPPNYSQPSPQQQHSPYAQSPQQSSGYSQLSPQPPSNYSQPSPQPPPVYPQQSESSNFPHPCPQTRPAGYSQPSPQPLTGYSQPSPQPRNYSQPSPQQIQTFQQPSPQAAPTYSQTSPQSASYSQPSPQQTVKYSQPSPQQPANYSHPIHSPQTPQNYSQLSPQQAPPNNYSQPSPSPQQSRNYSQPSPSPQQSRSYSQPSPSPQQSRNYMQPSPSPQQSRNYSQPSPQQKSACTPQPSQQAPSYSQPSPQQNTSYTSQPQTSKSSEECSPSTAATPSTYSQGFKHNHGYIQSPAPSSISETEHRSEYLKSSSNVEKSSSSEQQRNFTVPTEASLSLNANHQIYQSPNQYPPTFGNNYPNLDLQRPSREQSQQQQQASQERPSFTDLSESLNAQKYVQQRSFLGKTSAASDQLSTQEQQSQLLAFQQNLTTHESLYPSGFQSSGYAMPNSRPVYPSPHYFDASSKTATGGPVNSSASNLPPVKKRIYSESSSDATRSLTQEAAARSGQEQFAFDPIMALPQPEAISASQFDASFVGNLADPVTTNPAYARLGLGLVGRASKEQQQLLTIPRPPPTKPEHLAYARSPATGAAELELNLLQSLQTAKNTQGILSMSRRGGEGSVTGTTSAPTKTKKSRKSKQQQQQQQQEQQNLVNVSSAVSTEPQSAPGIPGFSQYTGTPADSIGLKNSGMVPPAGSAFNFAASSSTTTSSPFYDKDPSAAAAAFAFLDEFRNPNSYYSMALRQQQQQQQPQVPPVTDATQQACNKLSNQPPRNYPPHPFLHSAQRSAAYGPPVSAYVTPHGPNLTVDPTAYQQYIHSLYALQPPPPHHHRPSWL, from the exons ATGTTTCCCACTTTCATCGGGATCCTAG atattcaATCGTGGTGGGAGGTGCCAAGTATAGCACACTTCTGCTCATTATTTAGGGCTGCCTTCAATCTTCTGGACTTTGATATTGAG GATTTAGAGGAAGCTTTGTTAACGGATGGTGGAACGGAGGGACATTTAGTGCAAGAACTAATAGTCAGATTACTTGAAGGTTGTTTACCCAATGACACTCGCAATGACATCTCCACCTTTAATTACCAGATGTTTCTTCGCAGACTGTTTCGTAAGAAATGTCAG GAATACAAATGCGAGAATCCTTTTAATACAGATGTAGATTTTGAATTATTGCCTCTTCGTCAAAAAGTAGAAATACTTAGAGCCCTCTGCGACTTCAGGCTTGACGCTGAAGACGTG GAGAATTCATTAAGTAATTTGGACTCGGATAGTCTGCGAGTCGAACCTTTAGGACATGATCGTAAGAATTCTGCCTATTGGTACTTTTACGGCACTCGATTATATAGGGAGGACTACATTGACACTTCTAACAGCGTCTCATACAAACAGAAAAGTAAACCTAGGGATAAAAAGCGTAAAAGACGACGAAGCAGAGTGGCgaaggaggaagaggaagaggaggagaagaaggaggaCTGTTTAATACACGAGGAAGGGAAAGAAAGTGTCTGGCAAGTTGTCTGCTTTACTCAGCAGGATTGGAGTCGCTTAGTTGAGAAATTTCGCGATTCG GAGTACGATACCGAACGTAAACTCTACCGTACTCTGTCCAAGGATTTCATGCCCGAAATCCCCAAGCTTTTTGACTTAAAGGAGAAGCAACAAAGACGCAAATTATTGCAACGCAATAGTTCGCGAGTTCTTCGTAGCCACGAGCCTGCAACACAGATGGAAACAGTCATGGTCAGATCGAAGATCAAAACTAAAACAAACAAAGGGAGCAAAAAAGGGACGCAGAACTCGAAGAATGTTTACGTTAAAGAAGAGACACCGCCGCCGTTATCTTCGCCGCCCGTTCAGAAAAAGGGACGGCAAACTAATAACTCTTTAGCGTCGGCTGTCGGTCAAATTGTGATCCATACCAGAGACGAAGTGGAAGGATtagagaaaaagaaaggggTTGGAAGTAAGAGCGATGGAAATTATGTATCTTCCAACTATGGGTATAAATATGGATATTCTTTTGGAATCGAGGAAGAAGAACGCCGAGTTGGGATGCATAAGGTTCTTGAGAGTCTCAAGGATCATAAGGATGCGTGGCCGTTCATTGATCCGGTGGACGAAGAATACGCGCCACG ATACTATAGTGTTGTACGGAAACCTATGGATCTCAGTACAATGGAGGAAAAACTTGATGGTGGTTTGTACAAgaatttaaatgaatttaaacGGGACTTTCGTCTCATAGTGGACAACTGTAGGCAATATAATGGTTCTGATAACG AGTATACTGAAATGGCATTCAATCTTAAAGATGCGTTCGATAAGGCTGTAAATCGGTATTTAGAATCTGAAACATCCAGCGACGAAGACCTGTCGTCGCCAAAGGCGTTTCTCACAACGCCAGCATCACCGTCGTGTCCTTCTCGAGTTTCCTCTCCGCATCAAAACCGCAAACGATCGAAAAAGTCGACGAAAAAATCGAAATCATACAAATCTGAAGGCAAAGGAAAGTCAAAAGTAAACGAGAAGAATGACGAGGAGGAGAAGCGGGGTAAAAATTATAAGCTTCCAAAGAAGAAGAGAGGGAAGAAAAAGAGTAAAAAAGCAAAGGATGAGGAATCCGTGAATGAGGAGGAACAAGAAGATCAGGAGAGCGAGGATGCTATGTCCGAGTCGAGTATTGTAACGTCGAAAAGAAGGAAACACATAGAAGCgaacaatttattgttgaaaaCCAAAAAGCTGTCGTCCAAAGAGTCGGAAGAGGTGAAgaaaatgaataagaaaattagTAAGGAACGCCACCAGCAGAAAAAGGAAGCGGAAAGTGTACGTCCGATGAAagaagcaaaagaaaataagaaaCGGAAGGAGGACTTTGAGGAGGATTACGAATCCCTAGTCATTGCGAAAAGTAAAAGCGGAAAGATCGAGAAACAGGAAATCGAGGAGACCGAAATACTTGCAGAGAATGCAAAAAAGAGCAAGGCAAAGAAAGTAGAGCCTCCTCCAGTAGATGAAGAGGTATCTGAGAACAAGGACAAGACGCAGCATATCAAAACGAAGAAAAATCGGAAGAAAGAAAAGACAGCGTTGAAAGTGTTGAAGCCCGAGGAAAAATCTGAGAAGACTCGCGGGAAGGACAAAGAAAAGAAATCAAAACAAAAAAACGATGACGTGAAAAACGGAGAAGTATCCAGCGAAATAGATTCCAAAGATTTAGATCTAGAAAGCGATGTAGATTCAAAGGAGACCCCTACGTCTAAGAAGATTACTGCATTTATAGGTGATAAGGACATAGAATCGTTGGACGGTTTAAAGGATAAGCTAAACGAGCGACGGCGGGAGGAGAAGTTGAAGGgcgagaaagagaaacagaAGAAAACAGGGAAAAGCGACTTTCACAACGTGTATTCAAAAAAAGTGCCTTCAAACGGTAGTACCTTTAACGACAGCGATAAAGCCGGCGTCAAACGACCAAAGTTAAAAAAGGGAATGAAAGAAGAAAAAGTTCCTACCACGGAGGATCCTGTAAAAACACAAGACCAAGAGACAAGCGAAATTAAAAAAGCGAAATCGACAAGCAAGCATACCAAAGGATTCGGAAAGGAGGAAAGCTCGATGCAAGCATTGAATCAGGCAACGGAGCAAACACTCCat GACATCAACAAATGGTTAGACGACGCACCAAGGCTCTCCGAATTTTCCTCCGGGAGCGATTCTCCGATATTTCATTCCTCTGTTGAATCTGCTCGATCTGGACCAAAGGTAGAAGCGCCGAAAAAACGACCAAGTTCGATTAAGATCTTTGGTCCTCACGGGCCCAGTAGACCAAAAAAGATACAACGCACGATAGACCGTTTGCAGCCTGGGAAAAGTAAGGGAAATTTACTGTTAAAGAAACCGCTTAATTTACCTAGCGCGAGCGTCAACGAAACGGCAGACCGTCCGTTGGCCAGCGACAACGATCAGGCGAACAAGAACGCCGACGAGGAACCAAAACTTAGTTTAGGAACAGTCCTGAAGAACGTGGACTCCATTCAGTTAATTTGTAAAAGTTTAGTATCCTCGCCCAATCCTAATTTGTCGAACgacgacgaggaagaagatcatAGTGTTACTCCGATAGCCCCAGTACCTACATCTAATGAGGAGAAGTCCTCTACCGGGAAACCTGTTGCGCAAACACCCGTAGAGGTTCAAGAATCAAAAGATAGTCAATCTAACGCGAAAGAGGTGCAGAAACCCAAAGCAGCAACGCCAAATTTGAGTGCCTGGTTTAAGGCGTTCGGTGCACCTAAATCAAAGAAGAAGGACGATGAATCGGAAGATGGTGCAACAAAGAAAGATGGCGAGCTGCAGGAAGTGTTCTGTGGGAGGCAGAGAAGAATGAGTACTGGCGGTAGTAGTGTGAGTGAATCAGTTTCCAGTTTTTCTCAAGAATCACCGCCAGGACGATCGGGTCGCTCTCCGCAAGCGCAACCCATTATAGCTTCTGTGGAACCACAAATAAGGGGAGCAGGGTTCTATCAGGATGCTCTGTCTACGGGAAGTAGTCCTTACAACAGCCCTTATTACGCTACTCCACCGAGGTACAGCGCTCAATTACCACCCACTCCGTCACCTCAAAATCATCCTCTTTCTCCAGCTTACCCATCGTCGTCTTATGAGCAAGCACCTCTTTACTCTCAGGTACCGCCTCAGGTACCTCCTCCACAATCTCAACAACCATTTCAGAAGTCACCCCAGGAAAATTCCGGGGAGGTGTATCATCAATTGTCGCCTACGTTTCCACAGCGTTCTCCGCAAGCTAATTTTCCTCAAAGTTCCGCACAGAGCGAATCATTTAATCAACAGCAAATCCCACCAGCTAATCAAAATCCGTCTCCAGTCTACTCGCAACACTCCCCTCAACCAATACAGCAGGTGTTTTCACAACCTTCCCCTCAACCACTACCATCGAATTACTCTCAACCATCTCCTCAACAATCGCCTACCCCTAAATACCAACAACCGTCTCCACAACAGACCACCACAAATTACTCTCAGCCTTCACCTCAAGCAACCAAGTATTCTCAAGCTTCGCCTCAGCAACCCCGTTCTCCCTACTCTCAGCCTTCACCTCAACCACCACCGCCTAATTATTCACAGCCGTCTCCTCAGCAGCAGCATTCCCCTTATGCGCAGTCCCCACAACAGTCGTCCGGATATTCTCAACTTTCGCCTCAACCGCCATCAAACTACTCTCAACCGTCTCCTCAACCTCCTCCCGTTTATCCGCAACAATCAGAATCTTCAAATTTTCCTCATCCGTGTCCTCAAACTCGCCCTGCTGGTTACTCGCAGCCATCGCCACAGCCTCTTACAGGATATTCGCAACCATCTCCGCAACCACGAAATTATTCCCAGCCCTCGCCACAGCAAATTCAAACCTTCCAGCAACCGTCGCCGCAAGCGGCACCCACGTATTCTCAGACTTCCCCGCAGAGCGCGTCCTATTCTCAGCCGTCCCCGCAACAAACGGTTAAATATTCTCAACCCTCTCCTCAACAGCCCGCAAATTATTCACACCCTATACACTCGCCACAGACTCCACAGAATTATTCACAGCTGTCGCCTCAACAAGCGCCACCTAACAATTACTCCCAACCATCACCGTCGCCTCAGCAGTCCCGCAACTACTCGCAACCGTCGCCATCACCTCAGCAATCTCGCAGCTACTCGCAACCATCACCGTCACCTCAACAGTCCCGGAACTATATGCAACCGTCACCGTCGCCTCAGCAGTCCCGCAATTATTCCCAGCCGTCACCGCAACAGAAGTCAGCTTGCACGCCACAACCCTCGCAACAAGCTCCCAGTTACTCACAGCCGTCGCCCCAACAGAATACAAGCTACACGTCCCAACCACAGACCTCTAAAAGTTCAGAGGAATGTTCACCGAGTACAGCAGCAACACCGTCAACTTATTCTCAAGGATTCAAACACAATCATGGTTATATACAATCACCTGCGCCATCATCGATCAGCGAAACGGAGCACCGTTCAGAGTATCTCAAGTCCTCCAGCAACGTCGAAAAGTCTTCGAGTAGCGAACAACAGAGGAATTTTACTGTCCCGACGGAGGCGTCGCTGAGTCTGAATGCAAACCATCAGATCTATCAGTCGCCGAATCAATATCCACCAACGTTCGGGAACAACTATCCGAACCTAGACCTACAGAGACCGAGTCGGGAACAatcgcagcaacagcaacaagcATCCCAAGAACGGCCCAGCTTCACCGATCTCAGCGAATCTTTGAATGCGCAGAAGTACGTTCAACAGCGTTCGTTCCTTGGTAAAACGTCGGCCGCCAGCGATCAGCTATCGACGCAGGAACAGCAATCTCAACTATTAGCGTTCCAACAGAACCTGACGACGCACGAATCTCTTTACCCGAGTGGTTTTCAATCATCCGGATATGCGATGCCAAATTCGAGACCGGTTTACCCAAGTCCACACTATTTTGATGCTAGCTCGAAGACTGCCACCGGTGGACCTGTAAATAGTTCAGCCAGCAACCTTCCGCCCGTAAAGAAACGTATATACAGTGAATCGTCGAGCGATGCAACTCGCAGCCTAACACAGGAGGCTGCAGCGAGATCTGGCCAGGAACAGTTCGCGTTCGATCCAATAATGGCGTTGCCGCAACCGGAAGCAATTTCAGCTAGTCAATTCGATGCCTCGTTCGTTGGGAACCTGGCCGATCCTGTCACCACGAATCCAGCATACGCTCGCCTAGGTCTAGGTTTAGTGGGCCGTGCAAGTAAGGAACAGCAACAATTGTTAACAATCCCTCGGCCACCACCGACGAAACCCGAACACCTTGCATACGCGCGTAGTCCAGCCACTGGAGCCGCGGAATTGGAACTGAATCTTCTTCAGAGTCTGCAAACCGCGAAGAATACCCAGGGCATACTGTCTATGTCGCGTAGAGGTGGAGAAGGGTCGGTGACGGGCACCACGTCTGCGCCAACAAAAACGAAAAAGAGTCGAAAGAGcaaacagcaacaacagcagcagcagcaagaaCAACAAAACCTCGTGAACGTGTCGTCTGCGGTAAGCACAGAGCCGCAATCAGCGCCTGGTATACCCGGCTTCTCGCAGTACACCGGCACACCAGCAGATTCTATCGGTCTGAAAAACAGCGGTATGGTTCCGCCAGCTGGCAGTGCCTTCAATTTCGCCGCGTCGTCCAGCACCACTACCAGTTCACCTTTCTACGATAAAGACCCATCGGCTGCAGCGGCAGCGTTCGCCTTTTTGGACGAGTTTCGAAATCCAAACAGTTATTACAGTATGGCGCTCaggcaacagcagcaacaacaacagccaCAGGTGCCGCCAGTTACGGACGCTACCCAGCAGGCCTGCAACAAACTCAGCAATCAACCGCCGAGAAATTATCCGCCTCATCCTTTTCTTCATTCCGCGCAGAGATCAGCAGCGTATGGACCACCAGTCTCGGCTTATGTCACGCCTCATGGGCCAAACTTAACAGTGGACCCAACTGCATACCAACAGTACATTCATTCCCTTTATGCACTTCAACCGCCGCCGCCACATCATCATCGACCGTCCTGGCTTTAG